A stretch of the Metopolophium dirhodum isolate CAU chromosome 8, ASM1992520v1, whole genome shotgun sequence genome encodes the following:
- the LOC132950458 gene encoding moesin/ezrin/radixin homolog 1 isoform X2, producing MPKSMNVRVTTMDAELEFAIQQTTTGKQLFDQVVKTIGLREVWFFGLQYTDNKGDMTWIKLYKKVMSQDVKKENPLQFKFRAKFYPEDVAEELIQDITLRLFYLQVKNAILSDEIYCPSETSVLLASYAVQARHGDFNKPTHTPGFLTNDRLLPQRVMDQHKMTREEWESSITTWWHEHRGMMREDAMMEYLKIAQDLEMYGVNYFDILNKKGTELFLGVDALGLNIYEKDDKLTPKIGFPWSEIRNISFNDRKFIIKPIDKKAPDFVFFAPRVRINKRILALCMGNHELYMRRRKPDTIDVQQMKAQAREEKLAKQQQREKLQLEIAAREKAEKKHQEYEERLKVMQAEISKREQDLLSAQDMIRRLEEQLNKLQLAKEDLEKRQNELQNMMERLEESKNMEAVERAKLEEEIKAKQEEVMRIQSEVETKDEETKRLQEEVEEARRKQEEAAAVALAAAVTPKHHHVTENENEDNDEMVNGHETQDLDTDMDIVDPVEERRTLAERNERLQDQLKMLKQDLAQSRDDTKETAMDKIHRENVRQGRDKYKTLREIRKGNTKRRVDQFENM from the exons ATGCCAAAATCT ATGAACGTGAGGGTGACCACAATGGACGCCGAGCTGGAGTTTGCTATCCAGCAAACTACCACCGGCAAACAGCTATTCGATCAGGTAGTAAAAACCATTGGCTTGAGGGAGGTATGGTTTTTCGGCCTGCAGTACACTGACAACAAAGGCGATATGACCTGGATCAAACTGTATAAAAAG GTCATGAGCCAAGATGTTAAGAAGGAAAACCCACTTCAATTCAAGTTCCGAGCCAAATTCTATCCAGAAGATGTCGCAGAAGAACTTATACAAGATATTACTTTGAGATTGTTCTACTTAcag GTGAAAAATGCCATTTTATCTGATGAAATTTACTGTCCGTCAGAAACATCTGTATTACTTGCTTCATATGCTGTTCAAGCAAGGCATGGTGATTTCAACAAACCCACTCATACTCCTGGTTTTCTTACTAATGATCGCTTGTTACCACAACG tgttatgGATCAACATAAAATGACACGTGAAGAATGGGAGTCTAGCATAACTACATGGTGGCATGAACATAGAGGCATGATGCGAGAAGATGCCATGATGGAATATTTGAAAATCGCCCAAGATCTTGAAATGTATGGAGTTAACTACTTTGACATTCTCAACAAAAAAGGAACTGAATTATTTTTGGGTGTTGACGCCCTTGGTCTCAATATATATGAAAAGGATGATAA ATTAACTCCAAAGATTGGCTTTCCTTGGTCTGAAATCCGTAATATTTCATTCAATGATAGAAAGTTTATCATAAAACCTATTGACAAGAAAGCTCCTGACTTTGTATTCTTTGCACCACGTGTTCGTATTAACAAACGTATTTTGGCTCTTTGTATGGGAAATCATGAATTGTACATGAGGAGACGTAAACCTGATACAATTGATGTACAACAAATGAAAGCCCAAGCAAGGGAAGAAAAACTTGCCAAACAACAACAAAg agagaAACTTCAACTAGAAATAGCTGCTAGGGAAAAAGCTGAAAAAAAACATCAAGAATATGAAGAACGCTTGAAAGTCATGCAAGCAGAAATTTCTAAACGTGAACAAGATTTGCTCAGTGCTCAA gaTATGATTCGTCGTTTGGAGGAGCAATTGAATAAACTTCAACTAGCTAAAGAAGACCTTGAGAAAAGACAAAACGAACTTCAAAATATGATGGAACGTTTAGAAGAATCAAAGAATATGGAAGCAGTAGAGAGAGCCAAATTAGAAGAAGAGATCAAAGCTAAACAAGAAGAAGTAATGCGTATTCAATCTGAAGTTGAAACTAAAGACGAAGAAACGAAACGTTTACAA gAGGAAGTAGAAGAGGCAAGACGTAAACAAGAAGAGGCTGCAGCTGTAGCACTTGCTGCTGCCGTAACCCCCAAGCATCATCATGTcactgaaaatgaaaatgaggATAATGATGAAATGGTCAATGGTCATGAAACACAAGATTTAGACACTGATATGGATATTGTTGATCCAGTAGAGGAACGCCGTACCCTCGCTGAGCGCAATGAACGACTTCAAGATCAATTAAAg ATGTTAAAACAAGACTTAGCTCAATCACGAGATGATACCAAGGAGACTGCCATGGATAAAATTCATCGTGAAAATGTGCGCCAGGGACGAGATAAATATAAGACTCTGCGTGAAATTAGAAAAGGCAATACTAAGCGCCGAGTTGATCAGTTTGAAAACATGTAA
- the LOC132950459 gene encoding ATP-dependent RNA helicase WM6, translating to MADADDLLDYEEDEQNETVESDDKKQAKKEVKGNYVSIHSSGFRDFLLKPEILRAIVDCGFEHPSEVQHECIPQAMLGMDILCQAKSGMGKTAVFVLSTLQQLEVYESEVYALVLCHTRELAFQISKEFERFTKYLPAVKVSVFFGGVPITKDEDTLKNNKPHVVVGTPGRILELIRKKKLVLNNLKHFILDECDKMLEILHMRSDVQEIFKNTPFNKQVMMFSATLSKDIRPVCKKFMQQPLEVYVDDDAKLSLHGLQQYYVKLTEKEKNKKLFDLLDELEFNQVIIFVKSVQRCVVLTELLNEQNFPSVAMHGGMSQQDRLKFYQEFKDFQKRILVATNLFGRGMDIERVNIVINYDMPEDTDTYLHRVARAGRFGTKGLAITFICEETDAKVLNSVQDRFDVTIGRMPNEIELSSYVERK from the exons ATGGCAGATGCTGATGATCTTTTAGACTACGAAGAAGACGAACAGAACGAAACCGTCGAGAGCGATGACAAGAAACAAGCCAAGAAAGAAGTAAAGGGTAACTATGTTTCCATACACAGTTCAGGTTTCCGTGATTTCCTCTTGAAACCGGAAATACTGAGAGCAATCGTTGACTGCGGTTTCGAACATCCGTCTGAAGTGCAGCACGAGTGTATACCTCAGGCTATGTTGGGCATGGATATTCTATGCCAAGCCAAGTCCGGTATGGGTAAAACGGCCGTGTTTGTCTTATCCACCTTACAGCAGTTAGAAGTGTACGAGAGCGAGGTATACGCTCTGGTCTTGTGCCACACCAGAGAATTGGCTTTCCAGATAAGCAAAGAATTCGAGCGCTTCACTAAATACTTGCCGGCAGTCAAGGTCAGTGTTTTCTTTGGTGGTGTGCCCATCACAAAAGACGAAGATACGCTAAAGAACAACAAGCCACACGTAGTGGTAGGCACACCAGGTCGCATACTAGAAttgatcagaaaaaaaaaattggttcttAATAATCTGAAGCATTTCATTTTGGATGAGTGTGATAAAATGTTAGAGATCTTACACATGCGAAGTGATGTTCAAGAAATATTTAAGAACACGCCGTTTAACAAACAAGTAATGATGTTCAGTGCCACACTTAGCAAAGATATACGGCCTGTCTGTAAAAAGTTTATGCAACAACCATTGGAAGTATATGTTGACGATGATGCCAAACTATCATTACACGGCCTCCAGCAGTACTATGTCAAACTCActgaaaaggaaaaaaataagaaattgtttGATCTTCTGGATGAACTAGAATTCAATCAG gttatcatttttgttaaatCTGTTCAACGTTGTGTAGTTTTAACAGAGCTACTAAATGAACAAAATTTCCCATCTGTTGCCATGCATGGTGGTATGTCTCAACAAGATCGATTAAAGTTCTACCAAGAGTTCAAAGattttcaaaaacgaatattGGTGGCTACCAATTTGTTTGGTCGAGGAATGGATATTGAACGAGTGAACATTGTTATAAACTATGACATGCCTGAAGATACAGACACTTATCTACATAGAGTGGCGAGAGCAGGACGTTTTGGTACCAAAGGATTAGCAATTACATTCATTTGTGAAGAAACTGATGCAAAAGTTTTGAATAGTGTTCAAGATAGGTTTGATGTCACCATTGGTCGGATGCCTAATGAAATTGAGCTCAGTTCTTACGTTgagagaaaataa
- the LOC132950458 gene encoding moesin/ezrin/radixin homolog 1 isoform X1 → MVSGKTMNVRVTTMDAELEFAIQQTTTGKQLFDQVVKTIGLREVWFFGLQYTDNKGDMTWIKLYKKVMSQDVKKENPLQFKFRAKFYPEDVAEELIQDITLRLFYLQVKNAILSDEIYCPSETSVLLASYAVQARHGDFNKPTHTPGFLTNDRLLPQRVMDQHKMTREEWESSITTWWHEHRGMMREDAMMEYLKIAQDLEMYGVNYFDILNKKGTELFLGVDALGLNIYEKDDKLTPKIGFPWSEIRNISFNDRKFIIKPIDKKAPDFVFFAPRVRINKRILALCMGNHELYMRRRKPDTIDVQQMKAQAREEKLAKQQQREKLQLEIAAREKAEKKHQEYEERLKVMQAEISKREQDLLSAQDMIRRLEEQLNKLQLAKEDLEKRQNELQNMMERLEESKNMEAVERAKLEEEIKAKQEEVMRIQSEVETKDEETKRLQEEVEEARRKQEEAAAVALAAAVTPKHHHVTENENEDNDEMVNGHETQDLDTDMDIVDPVEERRTLAERNERLQDQLKMLKQDLAQSRDDTKETAMDKIHRENVRQGRDKYKTLREIRKGNTKRRVDQFENM, encoded by the exons ATGGTGTCCGGAAAAACT ATGAACGTGAGGGTGACCACAATGGACGCCGAGCTGGAGTTTGCTATCCAGCAAACTACCACCGGCAAACAGCTATTCGATCAGGTAGTAAAAACCATTGGCTTGAGGGAGGTATGGTTTTTCGGCCTGCAGTACACTGACAACAAAGGCGATATGACCTGGATCAAACTGTATAAAAAG GTCATGAGCCAAGATGTTAAGAAGGAAAACCCACTTCAATTCAAGTTCCGAGCCAAATTCTATCCAGAAGATGTCGCAGAAGAACTTATACAAGATATTACTTTGAGATTGTTCTACTTAcag GTGAAAAATGCCATTTTATCTGATGAAATTTACTGTCCGTCAGAAACATCTGTATTACTTGCTTCATATGCTGTTCAAGCAAGGCATGGTGATTTCAACAAACCCACTCATACTCCTGGTTTTCTTACTAATGATCGCTTGTTACCACAACG tgttatgGATCAACATAAAATGACACGTGAAGAATGGGAGTCTAGCATAACTACATGGTGGCATGAACATAGAGGCATGATGCGAGAAGATGCCATGATGGAATATTTGAAAATCGCCCAAGATCTTGAAATGTATGGAGTTAACTACTTTGACATTCTCAACAAAAAAGGAACTGAATTATTTTTGGGTGTTGACGCCCTTGGTCTCAATATATATGAAAAGGATGATAA ATTAACTCCAAAGATTGGCTTTCCTTGGTCTGAAATCCGTAATATTTCATTCAATGATAGAAAGTTTATCATAAAACCTATTGACAAGAAAGCTCCTGACTTTGTATTCTTTGCACCACGTGTTCGTATTAACAAACGTATTTTGGCTCTTTGTATGGGAAATCATGAATTGTACATGAGGAGACGTAAACCTGATACAATTGATGTACAACAAATGAAAGCCCAAGCAAGGGAAGAAAAACTTGCCAAACAACAACAAAg agagaAACTTCAACTAGAAATAGCTGCTAGGGAAAAAGCTGAAAAAAAACATCAAGAATATGAAGAACGCTTGAAAGTCATGCAAGCAGAAATTTCTAAACGTGAACAAGATTTGCTCAGTGCTCAA gaTATGATTCGTCGTTTGGAGGAGCAATTGAATAAACTTCAACTAGCTAAAGAAGACCTTGAGAAAAGACAAAACGAACTTCAAAATATGATGGAACGTTTAGAAGAATCAAAGAATATGGAAGCAGTAGAGAGAGCCAAATTAGAAGAAGAGATCAAAGCTAAACAAGAAGAAGTAATGCGTATTCAATCTGAAGTTGAAACTAAAGACGAAGAAACGAAACGTTTACAA gAGGAAGTAGAAGAGGCAAGACGTAAACAAGAAGAGGCTGCAGCTGTAGCACTTGCTGCTGCCGTAACCCCCAAGCATCATCATGTcactgaaaatgaaaatgaggATAATGATGAAATGGTCAATGGTCATGAAACACAAGATTTAGACACTGATATGGATATTGTTGATCCAGTAGAGGAACGCCGTACCCTCGCTGAGCGCAATGAACGACTTCAAGATCAATTAAAg ATGTTAAAACAAGACTTAGCTCAATCACGAGATGATACCAAGGAGACTGCCATGGATAAAATTCATCGTGAAAATGTGCGCCAGGGACGAGATAAATATAAGACTCTGCGTGAAATTAGAAAAGGCAATACTAAGCGCCGAGTTGATCAGTTTGAAAACATGTAA
- the LOC132950457 gene encoding conserved oligomeric Golgi complex subunit 1, whose translation MDSTFPTKNANEFANDLFETCNLTEIESLQSSLKKDVEKKADQLKSLVSEKYRDLIDAADTISSMAIIVSDITNVTEHILKTNQTNTNTNLDRKDNLLDKFAAQSKLLIDLTEQIWDCLNSRNYLTATQLFQLASCIKTSLNEDLIKGLQKGKPFLDRVWSTISHFQTTISDKTRLELSGHISPEKAACCFISLSILEKLDAHSLVKEFIILRSNMLQHSLTEGSSVEKNIENSCNLIINTIYNLYLCFTNYDLYNSGMIYLQIKNILSNGPNVLSLVDLDYSLKFGLIYLPNTVKEFKIDCMLSPNELSKEYITNIVTNWLVWAKPFVCTKVTEILQSVQSFSTLRHLNQLSTEYPQHWTAISEQISFESDLWSELYCPLFAQRTKELLTNHWEDVFPVIISDIDSALIQPEEPYLQDSLFSDTDECFETRSIGCSDRTATLCACVERRISLLVDMLSELYSEDEDPWALRQHQGSCCNNFIIRLGKSMVQLVEQDTLTEPGILLIARFLWFLPILRTTLKQCLVSLYQQFNFWTLSKEEMQNSSILVWNKWIEIVTKRMFDGLKGNIFPITLGEQLSTIPKWDILDIEVEKESGELVVSKLQVPNQPTFPLQNFIHDMIRCLALTLPPKFVQEKTIALCTEWILIEYRNNSELETSLKSRHQIQKLFDLKYINQLFIGIENQSLSVICSEQISAVENQIDPINLDILDEYIVKNVKRAVVATKCIFGTMYPSQFLQSECSDEANNLMFSTYRFKLFLVTDS comes from the exons ATGGATTCAACATTTCCAACAAAAAATGCAAACGAGTTTGCCAATGATTTGTTTGAGACATGTAACTTGACTGAAATTGAATCTTTACAAAGTTCTTTAAAAAAAGATGTGGAGAAAAAAGCAGACCAACTAAAATCATTAGTAAG cGAAAAATACCGTGATCTCATTGACGCAGCTGACACAATTAGTTCTATGGCGATAATAGTTAGTGACATAACAAATGTTactgaacatattttaaaaacaaaccaaactaatactaatacaaatTTAGATAG AAAAGACAATTTGCTTGATAAATTTGCTGCTCAGTCAAaacttttaattgatttaactgAACAAATATGGGATTGTTTAAACTCAAGAAATTATTTAACTGCTACTCAATTGTTTCAGTTGGCTTCATGTATTAAAACAA gttTGAATGAAGATTTAATTAAAGGGCTTCAAAAAGGTAAACCATTTTTGGACAGGGTTTGGTCTACAATATCTCACTTTCAAACTACAATATCGGATAAAACAAGATTAGAATTGTCTGGTCACATTTCACCTGAA aaaGCGGCATGTTGTTTTATAAGTTTGtcaatattagaaaaattagaTGCTCATTCTTTAGttaaagaatttattatattacgttcaAACATGTTGCAACATTCATTAACAGAAGGAAGttcagttgaaaaaaatattgaaaacagctgtaatttaattataaacactatttacaatttatatttatgttttacaa ACTATGATCTTTATAATAGTGGAATGATATATCTACaaattaagaacattttaaGTAATGGACCAAATGTATTATCATTAGTAGATTTGGattattcattgaaatttgGACTAATATATTTACCAAATACCGTTAAGGAATTCAA gATTGACTGTATGCTATCCCCCAATGAATTATCAAAAGAATACATAACTAATATTGTAACTAATTGGTTGGTTTGGGCAAAACCATTTGTTTGTACCAAAGTTACAGAAATTCTGCAGAGTGTTCAATCTTTCTCAACTCTTCGTCACTTAAATCAATTGTCAACC GAATACCCTCAACACTGGACCGCTATATCTGAACAAATTTCATTTGAGTCTGACTTGTGGTCTGAATTATATTGTCCGTTGTTTGCTCAAAGAACTAAAGAGTTGTTAACCAATCATTGGGAAGATGTTTTCCCTGTAATTATTTCAGATATTGACAGTGCATTAATACA GCCAGAAGAACCTTACCTGCAAGATAGTTTATTCTCTGATACAGATGAATGTTTTGAAACCCGTTCAATAGGTTGTTCAGACAGAACTGCTACATTGTGCGCATGTGTTGAAAGAAGGATTTCATTGTTGGTAGATATGTTGAGTGAATTGTACTCTGAAGATGAAGATCCATGGGCTTTAAGGCAACATCAAGGAAGTTgttgtaacaattttattattag ATTGGGAAAAAGTATGGTACAATTAGTTGAACAAGACACATTAACTGAACCTGGCATATTGTTGATAGCTAGATTTTTATGGTTCTTGCCAATATTACGTACAACGTTAAAACAGTGTCTAGTATCATTATACCAACAA tttaatttttggaCATTATCAAAAGAAGAAATGCAAAATTCCTCCATACTTGTTTGGAACAAATGGATAGAAATTGTGACTAAAAGGATGTTTGATGGTTtaaaaggaaatatttttccaattacACTCGGAGAACAACTATCCACAATTCCg aagtGGGACATTTTGGATATAGAGGTGGAGAAAGAAAGTGGAGAACTAGTTGTGTCAAAACTACAAGTTCCTAATCAACCCACATTTCCATTGCAAAACTTCATTCACGATATGATCAGATGTCTAGCTTTGACATTACCTCCgaa atttgttCAGGAGAAAACCATTGCTTTGTGTACTGAATGGATATTGATTGAATATCGTAATAATAGTGAACTTGAAACATCATTGAAATCTAGACATCAGATACAAAAGTTATTTGATCTCAAGTACATCAATCAACTTTTTATTGGCATTGAGAACCAA AGTTTATCAGTCATCTGTTCAGAGCAAATATCAGCAGTTGAAAATCAAATTGATCCCATCAATTTAGATATTTTGGACGAAtacattgttaaaaatgttaaacgaGCAGTGGTTGCAACTAAA tgTATTTTTGGCACTATGTATCCTAGCCAATTTTTACAGTCAGAATGTTCAGATGAAGCAAATAACTTAATGTTCAGCACAtacagatttaaattatttttagtcacAGAttcttaa